TAGATCGACGCCTTGCGGAAGTTGAGGTAGGTCGGCGCGGACCGTCTGGCCCAGCCCTCCTGCGGGGAGTCCTCGTCGGCGCGCGAGGCCAGCGAGGCCGGCCCGGCGAGGTCGAGCGCGAGCTCGCTGACCGCCTGCTGGAGCTCGGTGCCGCGGAGCTTGAGGACCGAGGACGCCGGGTGCGGCTCGCCGCCGGCCGAGTGCGCCACCACGCGCAGCGCGGTGAGCTCGAGGGCGAGGAGCTGGTTCTCCAGCTCGGCGACGCGGGCCCGCACCATCGGGTCCTCCATCTGGGCGGCCGCGACGGTCTTGAGGCCGGCCAGTGCTCGCTTGGTGGCGCCGACCGGGGCGACGCCGACGCGCTCGTTGCCGAGCAGGAACTTGGCGATCGTCCAGCCCTGGCCGGGCTCGCCGACCAGCAGGTCGCCGGGCACGCGGACGTCGGTGAACCACACCTCGTTGACCTCGTGGCCGCCGTCGATGAGCTCGATCGGGCGGACTTCGACGCCGGGGGTGGTCATGTCGATGAGGAGCATCGAGATGCCGGCCTGCTTCTTGACCTCGGGGTCGGTGCGCACGAGCGTGAAGATCCAGTCGCCGTGCTGGCCGAGCGTGGTCCAGGTCTTCTGGCCGTTGACGACCCAGTCGTCACCGTCGCGCACCGCGGTGGTGCGCAGGCTGGCCAGGTCGGAGCCGGCGTCGGGCTCGGAGAAGCCCTGCGACCACCAGATGTCGAGGTTGGCGGTGTCGGGGAGGAACCGCGCCTTCTGCTCCTCGGTGCCGAACTGGGCGATGACCGGCCCGATCATCGAGGCGTTGAAGGCCAGCGGGATCGGCACGCCGGCGCGCTGCATCTCCTCGTGCCAGAGGTGGCGCTGGAGGTCGGTCCAGTCCTGGCCGCCCCACTCGGTCGGCCAGTGCGGCACAGCCAGGCCCTCGGCGTTGAGCACGCGCTGGCTCTCCACGATCTGGTCGCGGGTGAGGTGGCGACCGTCCAGGACGGTGTCGCGGATCTCCTGGGGCACCTTCGTGGTGAAGAACTCCCTCATCCGTGCGCGGAACTCCGCGTCGGCGGGGCTGAGCTCGAGCTGCATGCGACTCCTCCGGTCGGTCGGTGCCCCCATCATGTCGACCCACCGGTAACCGGTCCACGCACGCACTCCCGCCCCGCGCGCCGGGACGGGAGCGCGGGGCGCTCAGCCCTCGGTGGCGTCGCTGTCGAGGGTCACGCTCGCCTCCTGCTCCTCACCGTCGCGGAGCCACGTCACCGTGACCTCGTCGCCGGGACGGTAGGAGCGGATGGTCGCGACGAGCGAGTCGGCGCCCGTGATGCGCCGGTCGTCGATCGAGGTGATCACGTCGCCGGGCTCGATGCCGGCCACCTCGGCCGTGGACCCGGCCGTGACGTCCTCGATCCGCGCGCCCGCCTCGTCGTCGGTGATCCGGATGCCGAGGCGTGCGTGGGTCGGCGTCTCGCCCTTGGCCATCTGGTCCACGATCGGCATGACCTCGTCGATCGGGATGGCGAAGCCGAGGCCGATCGAGCCCGCCTGGCCCGACTGGCCGAACGGCGACTGCGACGCCGCGGTGCGGATCGAGGAGTTGATCCCGACGACGGCCCCGGTCATGTCGACGAGCGGACCGCCGGAGTTGCCCGGGTTGATCGCCGCGTCGGTCTGGATCGCGGGGTAGGTCGTGGAGTTGCCCTCGTCGTCGGAGCCCACGTTGACCGGGCGGTCCAGCGCGCTCACGATGCCGCTGGTGACGGTGGCGTCCAGCCCGAAGGGCGAGCCGATCGCGACGACGCCCTCCCCGACGCCGAGGTTGGCCGACTTGCCGATCGTCGCGGGCGTGAGGTCCGAGACGCCGGCTGC
This sequence is a window from Nocardioides sp. S5. Protein-coding genes within it:
- a CDS encoding acyl-CoA dehydrogenase family protein; translation: MQLELSPADAEFRARMREFFTTKVPQEIRDTVLDGRHLTRDQIVESQRVLNAEGLAVPHWPTEWGGQDWTDLQRHLWHEEMQRAGVPIPLAFNASMIGPVIAQFGTEEQKARFLPDTANLDIWWSQGFSEPDAGSDLASLRTTAVRDGDDWVVNGQKTWTTLGQHGDWIFTLVRTDPEVKKQAGISMLLIDMTTPGVEVRPIELIDGGHEVNEVWFTDVRVPGDLLVGEPGQGWTIAKFLLGNERVGVAPVGATKRALAGLKTVAAAQMEDPMVRARVAELENQLLALELTALRVVAHSAGGEPHPASSVLKLRGTELQQAVSELALDLAGPASLASRADEDSPQEGWARRSAPTYLNFRKASIYGGSNEIQRQIISRTILGL
- a CDS encoding trypsin-like peptidase domain-containing protein; the encoded protein is MSDASTPQSSPQHPSPHPSPWGAPPAPPEREPRRRRTGLAAAVVATSLLVGGGAGVGGAALWDVTRDDAATSVPAGSVSTSPVSQTEAPAPEGSVEAVAQEVLPSVVKIDVAGAQGTGSGSGIVLTADGTILTNNHVVEGALDGGAIRVSFDDGTSTEAEILGTDPLTDTAVIQAAGVSDLTPATIGKSANLGVGEGVVAIGSPFGLDATVTSGIVSALDRPVNVGSDDEGNSTTYPAIQTDAAINPGNSGGPLVDMTGAVVGINSSIRTAASQSPFGQSGQAGSIGLGFAIPIDEVMPIVDQMAKGETPTHARLGIRITDDEAGARIEDVTAGSTAEVAGIEPGDVITSIDDRRITGADSLVATIRSYRPGDEVTVTWLRDGEEQEASVTLDSDATEG